A single region of the Lates calcarifer isolate ASB-BC8 linkage group LG16_LG22, TLL_Latcal_v3, whole genome shotgun sequence genome encodes:
- the dync2li1 gene encoding LOW QUALITY PROTEIN: cytoplasmic dynein 2 light intermediate chain 1 (The sequence of the model RefSeq protein was modified relative to this genomic sequence to represent the inferred CDS: deleted 1 base in 1 codon), whose translation MPKISSDTLWELAAAEVRNRESGGGEEDGGETVTERSVFLMGSKSGGKTSILLRCLDRDEPSKPTLALEYTFGRRARGHSTPKDIAHLWELGGGTSLSDLVQIPITPASFRSLSVILILDLSKPNALWGTMEKLLQAAQAHLEKVSSKAQQAEKAKLESKHQTSVHMAACVLPKDYPDRELISPFPVPLLIIGSKYDIFQEFDSDKKKVVSKTLRFVAHYYAASLIFTSIKSESLMSKTKSFFSHLAFGLDRGKTVSCDSSKPLIIPAGCDSFSQIGSPPATDVDITSLHAKNPKDLWKKVYERVFPQESISEQRELKDPAKDPQYSEPPIDAMRAQKDQELDQYKRNAAKSWKGLQLET comes from the exons ATGCCAAAAATCAG CTCAGACACGCTATGGGAGCTGGCTGCGGCAGAGGTCCGCAATCGAGAGAGCggaggtggggaggaggacggaggagaGACGGTTACCGAGAGGAGCGTGTTCCTGATGGGGAGCAAGTCTGGG GGTAAAACGTCCATTCTCCTCAGGTGCCTGGACAG GGATGAACCGTCCAAGCCGACTCTGGCACTGGAGTACACTTTCGGCAGACGGGCTCGAGGACACAGCACA CCCAAAGACATAGCTCACCTATGGGAGCTGGGAGGAGGGACCTCTTTGTCAGACTTGGTCCAGATCCCCATCACTCCTGCCAGCTTTAG gtctctctctgtcatcctcaTTCTGGACCTGTCTAAACCCAACGCTCTGTGGGGAACCATGGAGAAACTTCTGCAGGCAGCACAAGCACATTTGGAGAAAGTCTCCTCGAAGGCACAACAAGCGGAGAAGGCCAAA CTGGAGTCCAAACACCAGACATCGGTCCACATGGCAGCGTGTGTCTTACCTAAAGACTATCCT GACAGAGAGCTGATCAGTCCCTTTCCTGTTCCTCTTCTCATCATTGGCAGCAAGTATGACATCTTTCAG GAATTTGACTCTGACAAGAAGAAAGTGGTTAGTAAAACTCTGCGTTTTGTTGCCCACTACTACGCAGCCTCTCTTATT TTCACCAGCATCAAGTCGGAGAGCCTTATGTCAAAAACCAAGAGCTTCTTCTCCCACCTGGCTTTTGGTCTGGATAGAGG GAAAACTGTGTCCTGTGACTCCAGCAAGCCTCTCATCATTCCAGCAGGCTGTGACTCCTTCAGTCAAATAG GTTCTCCTCCTGCTACTGACGTGGATATAACTTCGCTGCATGCCAAAAACCCAAAGGATCTCTGGAAGAAAGTCTATGAACGCGTCTTCCCCCAAGAG AGTATCAGTGAGCAGAGGGAGCTAAAGGATCCAGCCAAAGACCCACAGTACAGTGAGCCTCCGATTGATGCCATGAGAGCCCAGAAAGACCAG GAGCTGGATCAGTATAAGAGAAATGCTGCTAAGTCATGGAAAGGACTGCAGTTGGAGACATGA
- the hint1 gene encoding LOW QUALITY PROTEIN: histidine triad nucleotide-binding protein 1 (The sequence of the model RefSeq protein was modified relative to this genomic sequence to represent the inferred CDS: deleted 2 bases in 2 codons) translates to MADETEKAQTAQPGGDTIFGKIVRKEIPVNLLHEDDLCVAFPDISPQAPTHILVVPKKPIVQLSQAEESDALLGHLMIVAKKCAKEAGLTKGYRIVINDGPDGGQSVYHIHIHVLGGRRMVWPPG, encoded by the exons ATGGCTGATGAAACGGAGAAGGCGCAGACTGCCCAGCCGGGTGGAGACACAATATTTGGGAAAATCGTACGCAAAGAGATTCCTGTGAACTTACTTCATGAGGATGACCTG tgtGTAGCCTTCCCTGATATTTCTCCTCAAGCCCCCACTCACATCCTGGTCGTC CCAAAAAAGCCAATTGTTCAGCTCTCCCAAGCAGAGGAGAGTGATGCT TTGTTGGGCCACTTGATGATCGTCGCAAAAAAATGTGCTAAAGAGGCGGGCCTGACT AAAGGCTACAGGATCGTCATTAACGATGGGCCAGATGGAGGCCAGTCTGTCTACCACATCCACATCCACGTCCTGGGTGGACGCAGGATGGTGTGGCCCCCTGGCTAA
- the abcg5 gene encoding ATP-binding cassette sub-family G member 5 has protein sequence MNRFYSMQPVEPENGTKVRESFKFVSEVKRDVWRDSGEERSEPFCCLSVSKISYTVSERVGPWWDLPSYRKRWTRQILNDVSFHVDSGQIMGILGNSGSGKTTLLDAISGRIGNCGTLLGEVFVNGRNLKREEYQDCFSYVLQSDNLLSYLTVEETLTYTAQLALRKHSAEAIKKKVSAVMAELSLSHVAHSVIGGRVFPGISGGERRRVSIASQLLQDPRVILLDEPTTGLDSMTANQIVVLLAELARRNRIVIVTIHQPRSELFRVFSRIAIMSRGELVFCGQPEEMVDFFSQCGYECPEYCNPFDIYVDFTSVDTRSSEREAATFSRMHEITSSYQRSAIYQSMLGKIEQSLQREEKPAIPFKSKESPSGAAKLEVLLRRTARNLSRDRMGVLMRLSQNLIYGLFVAFFVMHLDNDVAKGAVQDRIGIIYQSVGASPYTGMLNAVALFPALRAISDQESQDGLYSKWQMFLAYIFHILPFSILSVFIFTSFLYWTVGMHPETLRFLCFTAVVLVPHIIGELLTVVLLGVVQDPNMVNTGVALLNIAGILVGSGFLRSTQQMPVVFQWLSYLTFQKYSCELLIVTEFHGLDFTCNSSKPLPGACLVTHGSQIIDEGYPGALSRYTLDFVLLYAFLPALLLLGMISFKIRDKLVRH, from the exons atgaacagattttattCGATGCAGCCCGTGGAACCAGAGAACGGGACCAAAGTGAGAGAGTCCTTCAAGTTTGTGTCGGAAGTGAAGAGGGATGTATGGagggacagtggagaggagcGATCAGAGCCCTTTTGTTGTCTGAGTGTCAGCAAGATCTCCTACACAGTCAG TGAGCGTGTGGGTCCTTGGTGGGACTTACCCTCCTACAGGAAGCGCTGGACTCGTCAGATCCTCAATGATGTCTCCTTCCACGTAGACAGTGGGCAGATCATGGGTATACTGGGCAATTCAG GGTCAGGAAAGACTACATTATTGGATGCCATCTCAGGGAGGATTGGAAACTGTGGTACACTGTTGGGTGAGGTCTTTGTTAACGGCAGGAATCTGAAGAGAGAGGAGTATCAGGACTGTTTCTCCTATGTACTGCAG AGCGATAACTTGTTGAGTTATCTGACAGTGGAGGAGACTCTGACATACACAGCCCAGCTGGCTCTGCGGAAACACTCGGCCGAAGCCATCAAGAAAAAG GTGTCAGCAGTGATGGCTGAGCTGAGTCTGAGCCACGTTGCCCACAGTGTTATTGGAGGTCGTGTTTTCCCAGGGATCTCTGGAGGCGAGAGGAGGAGGGTCTCCATCGCCAGCCAGCTACTTCAGGACCCAC GGGTGATCCTATTGGATGAGCCGACCACTGGCCTGGATAGCATGACCGCCAATCAGATTGTGGTGCTGCTGGCAGAGCTGGCCCGGAGGAACCGTATCGTCATAGTAACCATCCACCAACCACGCTCCGAGCTCTTCAGG GTGTTCAGCAGGATAGCTATAATGAGTCGTGGAGAGCTGGTGTTCTGTGGGCAGCCAGAAGAGATGGTGGACTTCTTCAGCCAATGTGGATATGAGTGTCCGGAGTACTGCAACCCCTTTGACATCTATG TTGACTTCACCTCGGTGGACACGCGCAGCAGTGAGAGGGAAGCAGCCACGTTCAGTCGCATGCATGAGATCACTTCATCCTATCAGAGGTCTGCCATCTAccagagcatgctgggaaaaaTAGAGCAGAGCCTGCAGCGGGAAGAGAAGCCAGCCATCCCCTTTAAGAGCAAAGAGTCGCCCAGTGGTGCAGCCAAACTTGAAGTTCTGCTCAG GCGGACTGCAAGAAACCTGTCCAGAGACAGGATGGGCGTTCTGATGCGTCTGTCCCAGAACCTGATCTACGGTCTCTTCGTGGCCTTCTTCGTCATGCATTTAGACAACGATGTTGCCAAGGGTGCAGTGCAGGACCGCATCGGCATCATCTATCAGAGCGTTGGTGCTTCGCCCTACACTGGCATGCTGAACGCTGTAGCTCTCT TCCCGGCGTTGCGGGCCATCAGTGATCAGGAGAGTCAGGATggtctgtacagtaaatggcAAATGTTCTTGGCCTACATCTTCCACATCCTGCCCTTCAGCATCCTGAGTGTGTTTATCTTCACCTCCTTCCTTTACTG GACAGTGGGGATGCATCCTGAGACCTTGCGTTTCCTGTGTTTCACAGCTGTAGTCCTGGTGCCACATATTATAG gTGAGTTGCTGACTGTGGTGTTATTAGGAGTGGTCCAAGACCCTAACATGGTCAACACTGGTGTGGCTCTGCTGAATATTGCAGGGATCTTAGTGGGGTCTGGCTTCCTAAG AAGCACCCAGCAGATGCCAGTGGTCTTCCAGTGGCTCAGCTACCTGACTTTTCAGAAGTACAGCTGTGAGCTGCTCATAGTCACGGAGTTCCACGGACTTGACTTTACATGCA aTAGTTCCAAACCTTTGCCAGGAGCCTGTCTGGTCACTCATGGCAGTCAGATCATTGACGAAGGCTATCCTGGCGCTTTGTCCCGATACACGCTAGACTTTGTTCTCCTCTACGCCTTCCTCCCTGCCCTCCTGTTGCTGGGCATGATCAGCTTCAAGATCAGAGACAAGCTTGTACGTCActga
- the lyrm7 gene encoding complex III assembly factor LYRM7, with protein sequence MGTRLKVLSVFKALHRTRMAVFKDDNRALTAARLKINEEFRKNKNEMSEENIKKMIKMGSDVETVLRESVLQMEHVGEKKLLLRPRESLLLENVPYCEQPRKKS encoded by the exons ATGGGCACTCGTTTGAAG GTCCTGAGTGTGTTCAAAGCGCTGCACAGAACAAGGATGGCTGTATTCAAAGATGACAACAGAGCACTGACAG CTGCAAGATTAAAGATCAATGAGGAGTTCcggaaaaacaaaaatgaaatgtcagaagaAAACATTAAGAAG ATGATCAAGATGGGTTCAGATGTGGAAACTGTTCTTCGAGAGTCTGTGTTACAAATGGAACATGTTGGAGAAAAAAAGCTCT TGCTTCGACCCAGAGAGAGCCTTCTACTAGAAAATGTACCCTATTGTGAACAGCCCAGGAAAAAATCATGA